A single window of Martelella sp. NC20 DNA harbors:
- the folK gene encoding 2-amino-4-hydroxy-6-hydroxymethyldihydropteridine diphosphokinase: MSAEPVLAALGLGANLGDPASAMARALRMLNDGEGAEVVAVSKLYRTPPWGLVEQPPFINCCALVETSLSPEALMQRCLDIEKELKRVRDVRWGPRLIDIDILTYGTRALQTETVTIPHPRMLERGFVLMPLAEIAPDMAVNGRPVAEWVTEADISGIVAVSDDGSWWTA; the protein is encoded by the coding sequence ATGTCCGCTGAACCGGTTTTGGCCGCCCTCGGGCTCGGCGCCAATCTCGGCGATCCGGCGTCGGCCATGGCCCGTGCGTTGCGGATGCTGAATGACGGGGAGGGCGCTGAGGTCGTCGCCGTCTCGAAGCTCTACCGCACCCCGCCATGGGGCCTTGTCGAGCAGCCGCCGTTCATCAATTGCTGCGCGCTGGTGGAAACCAGTCTGTCTCCGGAGGCATTGATGCAGCGCTGCCTCGATATCGAAAAAGAACTGAAACGGGTGCGCGATGTCCGCTGGGGGCCGCGGCTGATCGATATCGATATCCTGACCTACGGCACGCGGGCGCTTCAAACCGAAACTGTCACCATCCCCCATCCGCGTATGCTGGAACGCGGCTTCGTGTTGATGCCGCTTGCCGAAATCGCACCCGACATGGCCGTCAATGGCCGTCCGGTAGCCGAATGGGTCACCGAAGCCGATATCTCGGGGATTGTCGCTGTCAGCGATGACGGGTCGTGGTGGACGGCGTGA
- the folB gene encoding dihydroneopterin aldolase encodes MSGRYTITMKNCAFYARHGVMPEEERLGQRFFVDVIVDVDDPAALADDFTNAVDYGGLYPVVEEVVTGRRFQLIEALASAIAEAVAAYHQAIMRVEVAVRKPSVPIPGILDHVEARLVRDVR; translated from the coding sequence ATGAGCGGACGGTATACGATCACCATGAAGAACTGCGCCTTCTATGCCCGTCACGGGGTGATGCCGGAGGAGGAGCGGCTGGGACAGCGGTTCTTCGTCGACGTCATCGTGGATGTCGATGATCCCGCAGCGCTTGCCGACGATTTCACCAATGCCGTCGATTACGGCGGGCTTTACCCGGTGGTGGAAGAGGTCGTGACGGGCCGGCGCTTCCAGTTGATCGAGGCGCTCGCCAGCGCGATCGCCGAAGCGGTTGCGGCTTACCATCAGGCAATCATGCGCGTCGAAGTGGCTGTGCGCAAACCCTCGGTGCCGATCCCGGGCATTCTCGATCATGTCGAGGCGAGGCTGGTTCGCGATGTCCGCTGA
- a CDS encoding YcjF family protein translates to MSPDHPRRPAVFDIDDKTPGKKTPRKEDEPRRAPRHFDPPEVTPDEEDPFLRGAEAIAADEMEPPVATMKKRGFSFSKLAGIAFGILLSLAIGLWIDDLVRSLFARAPWLGWLALGAVVVGGAAALVVAAREIIAIMRLGAIQHIKVKMAEAHAGSDAASARVAARELATLLASRAETARGRQRLSDLDEDVVDAPQLVEFCEREMMAPLDLKARALILAASKRVSVVTAISPRAAVDILYVFYESIRLIRNMAELYGGRPGSVGMFRLIRDVISHLAVTGSIAVGDSLIQQVLGHGLASRLSARFGEGMINGLMTARIGIAAMDLCRPMPFYALKRPGMGDFIGDLAPGEKRDLSNP, encoded by the coding sequence ATGAGCCCTGACCATCCCCGTCGCCCAGCGGTGTTCGACATCGACGACAAGACCCCGGGGAAAAAGACCCCGCGAAAAGAAGACGAACCGCGCCGCGCGCCCCGTCATTTCGATCCGCCGGAGGTGACGCCGGATGAGGAGGACCCGTTCCTGCGCGGTGCGGAGGCAATCGCGGCGGATGAGATGGAGCCCCCGGTCGCCACGATGAAGAAGCGCGGCTTCTCGTTCTCCAAGCTTGCCGGCATCGCCTTCGGCATCCTGCTGTCGCTTGCGATCGGGTTGTGGATCGATGATCTGGTGCGTTCGCTGTTCGCCCGCGCGCCCTGGCTCGGCTGGCTGGCGCTCGGCGCGGTGGTGGTGGGCGGCGCGGCGGCGCTGGTGGTCGCGGCGCGCGAGATCATCGCGATCATGCGGCTTGGCGCGATCCAGCATATCAAGGTGAAAATGGCCGAGGCTCATGCCGGCAGCGATGCCGCAAGCGCCCGCGTTGCCGCCCGCGAGCTTGCGACGCTGCTCGCCTCCAGGGCAGAGACCGCGCGCGGCCGGCAGCGGCTGTCGGACCTCGATGAGGATGTGGTCGACGCGCCCCAACTCGTCGAGTTCTGCGAGCGCGAAATGATGGCGCCGCTCGACCTCAAGGCGCGCGCGCTCATTCTCGCGGCCTCCAAGCGCGTCTCGGTGGTCACCGCCATCAGCCCGCGCGCCGCCGTGGATATTCTTTATGTCTTCTACGAATCGATCCGTCTGATCCGCAACATGGCGGAGCTTTACGGCGGACGTCCCGGTTCCGTCGGCATGTTCCGGCTGATCCGCGACGTGATCTCGCATCTGGCCGTCACCGGATCGATCGCGGTCGGCGACAGTCTGATCCAGCAGGTCCTCGGCCATGGGCTCGCATCCAGGCTTTCGGCCCGTTTCGGCGAGGGCATGATCAATGGCCTGATGACCGCCCGCATCGGCATCGCCGCCATGGATCTGTGCCGCCCGATGCCGTTCTACGCCCTGAAGCGCCCCGGCATGGGCGATTTCATCGGCGATCTCGCGCCCGGCGAAAAGCGCGACCTTTCCAACCCGTAA